One Paenibacillus sp. FSL W8-0186 genomic window carries:
- a CDS encoding response regulator transcription factor, with product MSDKKIRVMIVDDHDMVRMGLKTYLMLDPGFEVVAEASDGDQVVKLLDQGIEGGLPDIVLMDLMMPSMNGAEATKEVLGRYPEIKIVILTSFLEDDLVVQAIESGAVSYVLKTVSAAELIYALQGAYRGMPVMTGDVAQALTRGLRQRTVQGDDSGMTEREKEVLLLIAEGKSNKDIAEELHISIKTVKTHVSNLLMKCELEDRTQLAIYAHRQGWVTGF from the coding sequence ATGAGCGACAAGAAAATCAGAGTGATGATCGTGGACGATCACGATATGGTCCGTATGGGCCTCAAGACGTATTTAATGCTTGATCCGGGCTTTGAGGTCGTAGCGGAGGCCAGCGACGGCGATCAGGTTGTCAAGCTGCTGGATCAAGGCATCGAGGGTGGGCTGCCGGATATCGTCCTGATGGACTTGATGATGCCCTCCATGAACGGGGCTGAAGCGACGAAGGAGGTGCTGGGCCGATATCCGGAAATAAAGATCGTTATCCTGACGAGCTTTCTCGAGGACGATCTTGTCGTTCAGGCGATTGAATCGGGTGCGGTCAGCTATGTGCTGAAGACGGTTTCGGCTGCCGAGCTCATTTATGCCTTGCAGGGAGCATATCGGGGGATGCCCGTTATGACTGGAGACGTCGCCCAGGCGCTAACGCGCGGGCTGCGCCAGCGCACCGTGCAGGGCGATGATTCCGGCATGACCGAGCGGGAGAAGGAAGTTCTGCTGCTGATTGCCGAAGGAAAGAGCAATAAAGACATCGCCGAGGAGCTTCACATCAGCATCAAGACCGTGAAGACCCATGTCAGCAATCTGCTGATGAAATGCGAGCTGGAGGATCGGACGCAGCTGGCGATTTATGCCCACCGGCAAGGATGGGTGACAGGCTTCTAG
- a CDS encoding trypsin-like peptidase domain-containing protein translates to MDDQKNKPGQGFGENGNDKPQQTPESGSSSSYYYSYGPFQSYGKNGEESGQGPSYERRQPEEVEITRPQPVKPIPTSSFTSYNSTEGSPGAFGGSGTGNSAPPAARNNNWQYNERPKRSSFKSVLAGMLAGMLILTGAMVFADRTNLFTPESAAHVPATTAPESKTAAGEGGSSSKTSTAVFPMTNPGDVTSVVQQASPAVVKIETLVKAGRQSQRSQSNDPFYRFFFGDDLYGNNGGSGGGSGSSNSNQLVPTGIGSGFIFDKTGYILTNEHVVHNADIVQVTLQDSEKPYEAKVLGTSYELDLAVLKIEGDSNFPSIPLGNSDNTQVGEWLVAIGNPQGFDHTVTAGVLSAKERGGIRIAGENGEKDREYEHLLQTDASINPGNSGGPLLNLNGEVVGINVAVSSDAQGIGFAIPTSTVSEVLDKLKNNEEIPKKPVPFIGATLMTMTDEVAKQMGTDVKEGSVVSDIVYKSPAYNADLRPYDIITGADGKKFVTKEELIAYIQKQTVGTVVTFNIVRDGKNIDLKVTIGDKNEFPNLQQ, encoded by the coding sequence ATGGACGATCAAAAAAATAAACCGGGTCAAGGCTTTGGAGAGAACGGAAATGACAAACCGCAGCAAACTCCGGAGTCCGGCTCGTCCTCTTCATATTACTATTCATACGGACCTTTTCAATCCTATGGCAAAAACGGCGAGGAATCCGGGCAAGGCCCATCCTACGAACGCCGTCAGCCGGAGGAGGTAGAAATCACCAGGCCGCAGCCAGTAAAGCCAATCCCTACATCTTCTTTTACGAGCTATAATTCTACGGAAGGCTCGCCTGGCGCATTCGGCGGCAGCGGCACGGGAAATTCGGCACCGCCAGCAGCAAGGAACAACAACTGGCAGTACAATGAACGGCCGAAGCGCTCGTCCTTCAAATCCGTATTGGCGGGCATGCTGGCAGGCATGCTGATTCTGACCGGAGCGATGGTGTTCGCAGACCGGACCAATTTGTTCACGCCTGAATCAGCAGCGCATGTCCCGGCGACAACGGCACCCGAATCCAAGACGGCGGCAGGGGAAGGCGGCTCATCGTCCAAGACTTCGACAGCCGTCTTCCCGATGACAAATCCCGGCGACGTTACCAGTGTCGTGCAGCAGGCTAGTCCTGCTGTCGTGAAGATCGAGACTCTGGTTAAAGCCGGCAGACAAAGCCAGCGGAGCCAAAGCAACGATCCGTTCTACCGCTTCTTCTTCGGCGACGACCTGTATGGAAACAATGGAGGCAGCGGCGGCGGGTCCGGCTCCTCCAATTCGAACCAGCTGGTGCCTACCGGTATCGGGTCCGGCTTCATCTTCGATAAGACGGGTTACATCCTGACGAACGAGCACGTCGTGCATAATGCCGATATCGTTCAAGTAACACTTCAGGACAGCGAGAAGCCTTATGAAGCGAAGGTGCTTGGTACAAGCTATGAACTCGACCTCGCTGTGCTCAAGATCGAAGGAGACAGCAATTTTCCTTCCATTCCGCTCGGCAACTCCGACAACACGCAGGTAGGCGAATGGCTGGTAGCGATCGGCAACCCGCAGGGCTTTGACCATACCGTTACGGCAGGGGTTCTGAGCGCCAAGGAAAGAGGCGGCATCCGCATCGCTGGCGAGAACGGCGAGAAGGACCGGGAATACGAGCATTTGCTGCAAACTGATGCATCGATCAATCCGGGGAACTCTGGAGGTCCGCTGCTGAACCTGAACGGGGAAGTTGTGGGAATTAACGTGGCGGTAAGCTCCGATGCTCAAGGGATCGGATTCGCGATTCCGACGTCTACGGTGTCCGAAGTGCTGGATAAGCTGAAGAATAACGAGGAAATTCCGAAGAAGCCGGTGCCGTTCATTGGGGCGACCCTGATGACAATGACGGATGAAGTGGCGAAACAGATGGGAACCGATGTGAAGGAAGGCTCCGTCGTCTCTGATATCGTCTACAAATCTCCGGCATACAATGCCGATCTTCGTCCATATGATATCATCACTGGAGCAGACGGCAAGAAATTCGTGACGAAGGAAGAACTCATCGCTTATATTCAGAAGCAGACCGTAGGTACGGTTGTTACATTTAACATCGTGCGCGACGGCAAGAATATCGATCTGAAGGTGACGATCGGCGACAAAAACGAGTTTCCTAACCTCCAGCAATAA
- a CDS encoding response regulator transcription factor translates to MRSGILVIDDDEKITSMLRRGLAFEGYDVYTANDGMEGLSMLLTADPDLIILDVMMPKLDGFEVCRRLREGGSTVPVLMLTAKDEVENRVKGLDTGADDYLVKPFALEELLARVRALLRRKDSTGGEAGSHRLIFEDVIMDMDSREVLRGGQRLELTAKEFELLHLFMQNPKRLLTRDLIMDKIWGYDYSGESNVLEVYIAMLRQKTEEHGGKRIIQTIRGAGYILRGDS, encoded by the coding sequence GTGAGATCGGGAATATTGGTAATCGATGATGATGAAAAGATTACTTCCATGCTCCGCCGGGGCCTGGCATTCGAAGGGTATGACGTTTATACGGCGAATGACGGGATGGAAGGTCTGTCGATGCTGCTGACTGCAGATCCAGATTTGATCATATTGGACGTGATGATGCCGAAGCTGGACGGATTCGAGGTGTGCCGCCGGCTGAGGGAAGGGGGCAGCACGGTTCCCGTACTTATGCTGACAGCGAAAGACGAGGTCGAGAACCGGGTTAAGGGGCTGGACACCGGGGCAGACGACTATTTGGTGAAGCCGTTTGCGCTGGAGGAGCTGCTGGCCCGGGTACGCGCGCTGCTGCGGCGCAAGGATTCCACAGGAGGAGAGGCGGGAAGCCACAGGCTGATCTTCGAGGATGTCATTATGGATATGGATTCGCGCGAGGTGCTGCGCGGCGGCCAGCGGCTGGAGCTGACCGCCAAGGAGTTTGAGCTGCTGCATCTGTTCATGCAAAATCCGAAGCGGCTGCTGACGCGCGACCTGATCATGGACAAAATTTGGGGGTACGACTACAGCGGTGAATCGAACGTGCTCGAGGTGTATATTGCGATGCTCAGGCAGAAGACGGAAGAGCATGGAGGAAAGCGCATCATTCAGACGATCCGCGGCGCCGGCTACATTCTGAGAGGGGATTCCTAG
- a CDS encoding HAMP domain-containing sensor histidine kinase: protein MSIRLRLTAWYTGILAITLIMFGASIYGIVRYNIFLEVKKKVEEHGAQIEKSQNVSLSQGLDLQMDRNQILRLEDARIFWQLNNYVKNSMRISEGMLNREMVFPVPDIDQIGKKGVFQSITINGNSYMLYERPLVYGNTIVGLLQLAADTNAENRIMDQLKTVLLFGSFITIAVASTFGLFLARQSMAPIGKVIEAANGIQKGTDLSVRIEYDGPSDEIGRLIGTVNNMLARTEGFYKELDEAYANQRRFVSDASHELRTPLTTIRGNVDLLKKIWVREGEEPGAMDEEQLRKFSLEAVSDIADESERMSRLINDMLSLARADAGQTIEKQPQMLGPIVEEVVRRANFLPRKALWLQGDLTAIQDACIDGNKDYLQQMLFIFIENAFKYTPEGQVVIDAVKSGNQVGIRIKDSGIGMDRSEIPQIFERFYRADPSRGVTQGTGLGLSIAKWIIDEHQGSVEVVTRRGEGTTFVIWLPVVFNDQPE, encoded by the coding sequence ATGTCGATCCGGTTACGTCTAACCGCGTGGTATACGGGGATTTTAGCGATTACGCTGATTATGTTCGGCGCATCCATATATGGAATAGTAAGATATAACATTTTTCTGGAAGTGAAGAAGAAGGTCGAGGAGCACGGGGCTCAGATTGAAAAATCCCAGAATGTCAGCCTGTCTCAAGGGCTGGATCTGCAAATGGACCGCAACCAAATCCTCCGTTTAGAGGATGCCCGCATCTTCTGGCAGCTGAACAATTATGTCAAAAATTCCATGCGCATTTCCGAAGGCATGCTGAACCGCGAAATGGTCTTCCCGGTTCCTGACATCGATCAGATCGGCAAAAAAGGTGTGTTTCAGAGCATCACCATCAATGGAAACTCTTATATGCTGTATGAACGGCCGCTTGTTTACGGCAATACGATCGTCGGTCTGCTCCAGCTTGCCGCGGATACCAATGCGGAGAACCGGATCATGGATCAGCTGAAAACCGTGCTGCTGTTCGGATCATTTATTACGATTGCCGTAGCAAGCACATTCGGCTTATTCTTGGCCCGGCAGTCGATGGCGCCCATCGGCAAGGTTATCGAGGCAGCCAATGGGATTCAGAAGGGGACGGACCTGAGCGTCCGCATAGAATATGATGGACCCAGCGATGAGATCGGCAGGCTGATCGGCACCGTAAACAACATGCTGGCTCGGACAGAAGGGTTCTATAAGGAGCTGGATGAGGCGTATGCGAACCAGCGCCGCTTCGTATCCGATGCTTCGCATGAGCTGAGAACGCCGCTGACCACCATTCGGGGGAACGTTGATCTGCTGAAAAAAATCTGGGTTCGTGAGGGCGAGGAGCCGGGGGCGATGGATGAGGAGCAGCTCCGCAAATTCTCTCTAGAAGCCGTAAGCGATATCGCCGACGAGTCTGAGCGGATGAGCCGCCTGATCAATGATATGCTGTCGCTCGCCCGGGCCGATGCCGGGCAGACGATCGAGAAGCAGCCGCAGATGCTGGGCCCGATCGTGGAGGAGGTCGTACGGCGGGCCAATTTCTTGCCGCGCAAGGCTTTATGGCTGCAGGGGGATTTAACGGCCATCCAGGACGCCTGCATCGACGGCAATAAAGATTATCTGCAGCAAATGCTGTTCATTTTTATTGAGAACGCCTTTAAGTATACTCCCGAAGGGCAAGTCGTCATCGATGCGGTCAAATCGGGCAACCAGGTCGGCATCCGGATCAAGGACAGCGGAATCGGCATGGATCGCAGCGAAATTCCGCAGATTTTCGAACGCTTCTACCGGGCGGATCCATCCCGGGGAGTCACTCAGGGTACGGGGCTGGGCCTTTCTATTGCGAAATGGATTATCGATGAGCATCAGGGCTCAGTCGAGGTGGTAACCCGGCGCGGCGAGGGAACAACTTTTGTGATCTGGCTCCCTGTTGTCTTTAACGACCAGCCGGAATAG
- a CDS encoding 4-hydroxy-3-methylbut-2-enyl diphosphate reductase, with amino-acid sequence MEVIKISPRGYCYGVVDAMVLARQAAKNLDLPRPIYILGMIVHNSHVTQSFEDEGIITLDGPNRLDILSQVESGTVIFTAHGVSPEVRKIARDKGLTTVDATCPDVTKTHVLIEEKVAEGYEIIYIGKKGHPEPEGAIGVAPEHVHLIEKEEEIDALNIASDRIVITNQTTMSQWDIKHIMKKLLERFPGAEIHNEICLATQVRQEAVAEQAGQADLVIVVGDPRSNNSNRLAQVSEEIAGVKAYRISDVTELKREWLEGVGKVAVTSGASTPTPITKEVIAYLEQYDPNNADTWEIVRTVNMQKLLPPVKAAKKS; translated from the coding sequence ATGGAAGTGATCAAAATTTCGCCGCGCGGTTATTGTTACGGGGTCGTTGACGCGATGGTGCTTGCCCGGCAAGCCGCCAAGAATCTCGATTTGCCGCGGCCGATATATATACTGGGAATGATTGTCCACAACAGTCATGTGACTCAATCCTTTGAGGATGAAGGAATCATCACGCTTGACGGTCCGAACCGTCTGGATATACTCAGTCAGGTGGAGAGCGGCACGGTGATTTTTACCGCTCATGGGGTATCGCCTGAAGTGCGGAAAATCGCCCGTGATAAAGGGCTGACTACGGTCGACGCCACTTGCCCGGACGTGACCAAGACGCATGTCTTGATCGAGGAGAAGGTCGCAGAAGGGTACGAAATCATTTACATCGGCAAGAAAGGACATCCTGAGCCGGAAGGGGCGATTGGGGTTGCGCCAGAGCACGTGCATTTGATCGAGAAGGAAGAGGAGATCGATGCATTGAATATCGCTTCGGACCGGATCGTCATCACGAACCAGACGACGATGAGCCAATGGGATATCAAGCATATTATGAAGAAGCTGCTGGAGAGGTTTCCGGGAGCAGAGATTCATAATGAAATATGCCTGGCAACCCAGGTGCGGCAGGAGGCGGTAGCCGAGCAGGCCGGGCAGGCGGATCTCGTTATCGTTGTAGGCGATCCGCGCAGCAACAACTCCAACCGTCTCGCCCAAGTGTCGGAGGAGATAGCCGGGGTAAAGGCTTATCGGATTTCCGATGTAACCGAACTGAAGCGCGAATGGCTGGAGGGAGTCGGCAAAGTGGCCGTCACCTCGGGGGCGTCTACGCCGACGCCGATTACGAAGGAGGTTATCGCTTATTTGGAGCAGTATGACCCGAATAACGCGGATACCTGGGAGATCGTACGGACGGTGAATATGCAGAAGCTGCTGCCGCCCGTGAAGGCTGCCAAGAAATCTTAA
- a CDS encoding histidine kinase: MLWKRLSYHHKLFIVLIIASSLPVLLLGTIAYKKSSETLMQQTEQDLQIIARQLITAIEKQVSDFDRFSILPYYMPEAFTIFNQPYVPQEEWGSAELNAQKQLIRLMSAYPSINKSIKGMVFYGMNESISGYRLSGSSTMNKNYDVTEEKWYQEALEKNGGFVVSGVHEVKQFEGEVFKAVTVSRLLLDEQMRPLAVIAIHISPDFIERIITSSQLRDTVVTVVDADNQLVYASDEQLAAHLLEHPLDSGADGTWIADSSLEQRNVKYSGVVRMNKYLGWTIYMGKNQTDILQGTSKIRQYTVVIATVLMFASAAVSWLLANGLAGPIRRLIRSMRNVETGRFEILEAPNRYDEIGQLHLSYVRMVKRLNELIHSIAEKERQKRKAELYALRVRIQPHFLYNTLNSIRMLAILQQSPQIAKLIHSLNRLLQSYLKLNDELMPLSREIELLQDYEKLMDLRYTNTFEVKWDIPDSLADAGIPAMLLQPVLENSIFHASRGLSRILMIIIRARLLEDGRTLCIEIMDDGTGITEEQIENLLQERREDDCANIGINNVNDRIRLWFGREYGLTLRRLAPGTAVIVTIPYKPVRKEI, encoded by the coding sequence ATGCTTTGGAAGCGGCTATCTTATCATCATAAATTATTTATTGTGCTCATTATCGCCAGCAGTTTGCCCGTCTTATTGCTGGGAACGATCGCTTACAAAAAATCCTCGGAAACTTTAATGCAGCAGACAGAGCAGGACTTGCAGATTATTGCCAGGCAATTAATTACGGCGATCGAGAAGCAGGTTAGCGACTTCGACCGCTTCAGCATTTTGCCTTACTATATGCCGGAAGCGTTTACAATATTTAATCAGCCTTACGTTCCCCAGGAAGAATGGGGCTCCGCGGAGCTGAATGCGCAGAAACAGCTCATTCGCTTGATGAGCGCCTATCCCTCGATTAACAAGTCGATCAAAGGAATGGTGTTCTACGGAATGAACGAAAGCATCAGCGGTTACCGGCTCAGCGGCTCATCTACCATGAACAAAAATTATGATGTGACTGAAGAAAAGTGGTACCAGGAGGCTCTGGAGAAAAACGGGGGATTTGTCGTCTCGGGCGTACACGAGGTTAAACAATTCGAAGGAGAAGTTTTCAAGGCCGTAACGGTGTCCAGATTGCTGCTGGACGAGCAAATGCGGCCTCTTGCCGTCATTGCTATCCACATTTCTCCCGATTTCATCGAGAGAATCATTACCTCCTCGCAGCTCCGCGATACGGTCGTCACGGTCGTCGATGCGGACAATCAGCTGGTCTATGCTTCGGACGAACAATTGGCGGCTCATTTGCTGGAGCATCCACTGGACAGCGGCGCGGATGGAACGTGGATTGCCGACAGCAGTCTAGAACAACGAAATGTGAAATACAGCGGCGTTGTAAGGATGAACAAGTATTTAGGCTGGACGATTTATATGGGCAAAAATCAAACTGATATTCTGCAGGGAACGAGCAAGATACGCCAATATACCGTCGTAATCGCCACTGTGCTGATGTTCGCCTCGGCGGCGGTATCTTGGCTGCTGGCCAACGGCTTGGCTGGACCGATTCGCCGCTTAATCCGTTCCATGCGCAATGTGGAGACCGGCCGATTCGAAATTCTTGAGGCGCCCAACCGGTATGACGAAATCGGCCAGCTGCATTTAAGCTATGTCCGGATGGTCAAACGTCTAAATGAGCTGATCCACTCGATTGCCGAAAAGGAAAGGCAGAAGCGGAAGGCGGAGCTGTACGCGCTGCGGGTCAGGATACAGCCTCACTTTTTGTATAATACGCTGAATTCCATTCGGATGCTGGCCATATTACAGCAGTCTCCGCAAATCGCCAAGCTGATCCATTCGCTAAACCGTTTGCTGCAATCCTATCTCAAGCTGAATGATGAGCTGATGCCGCTCTCCAGAGAAATCGAGCTCCTGCAGGACTACGAGAAGCTGATGGATTTGCGGTATACGAATACTTTTGAAGTGAAGTGGGACATCCCGGATTCGTTGGCGGATGCAGGCATACCGGCCATGCTGCTTCAGCCGGTTTTGGAAAATTCAATTTTTCATGCTTCCAGGGGACTAAGCCGTATTTTGATGATTATCATCAGGGCGCGTCTATTGGAGGATGGCCGTACCTTATGCATTGAGATCATGGATGACGGAACAGGAATTACCGAGGAGCAAATCGAGAACCTGCTGCAGGAAAGGCGGGAAGACGATTGCGCTAATATTGGAATAAACAATGTGAATGACCGGATACGGCTATGGTTCGGCCGAGAATACGGTCTGACGCTGAGACGTTTGGCGCCGGGAACGGCAGTTATAGTTACAATACCCTATAAACCGGTAAGGAAGGAGATTTAG
- a CDS encoding response regulator yields the protein MWNLLVVEDEAIVRMGLRYMVDWEAQGVCWKAEASNGEEAVKVLEAEDIHIVMTDIRMPGMDGLDLGRYIREKHGGHIQVIYLSSYDDFPYVKEAIRLGALDYLHKPTMDEKEVTAALRKAIQLLEQSTARAPERKWSEDERNDWFVSLLDAYTYPQKMLLPELAEGQFNEGLWITAMRLRDDAADHMAAASARDHLKFMSIRYLIDEYVARDWGGIVFHRNHREILWLAPAKSKEGLEDHQSKEQYLDRLRSKVFELLNASIIYSCSSVYDDFRQIPEAYLEVELKFPVNQQSDSLHVRLAKEYVDNHLLEDITLMKVAESIPISSSYLSRIFLKEVGESFSDYVIRNKVIYAQKLLRETNKKIYEISEILSYTNPHYFSKLFKERTGMTPLEYRNR from the coding sequence ATGTGGAATCTTCTTGTCGTTGAGGATGAAGCGATTGTCAGAATGGGATTGCGTTACATGGTGGATTGGGAGGCGCAGGGCGTATGCTGGAAAGCTGAGGCTTCCAATGGAGAAGAAGCGGTGAAGGTACTGGAAGCCGAGGACATCCACATCGTGATGACCGACATTCGCATGCCTGGCATGGACGGGCTCGATCTAGGCAGGTATATCCGCGAGAAACATGGCGGGCATATACAGGTTATCTATTTAAGCAGCTATGACGATTTTCCCTATGTCAAAGAGGCGATTCGCCTTGGAGCGCTGGATTATCTCCACAAGCCTACCATGGACGAGAAGGAAGTGACAGCAGCGCTTCGCAAAGCTATTCAGCTGTTGGAGCAGAGCACGGCGAGGGCACCTGAAAGAAAGTGGTCAGAGGATGAGCGGAACGATTGGTTCGTTTCTTTGCTGGATGCTTACACGTATCCCCAAAAAATGCTGCTTCCCGAGCTTGCGGAAGGACAGTTTAACGAGGGGCTGTGGATTACCGCAATGCGGCTTCGCGATGATGCAGCTGACCATATGGCCGCGGCCTCTGCCAGGGATCATCTCAAATTCATGTCCATTCGGTATTTGATCGACGAATATGTAGCCAGGGACTGGGGAGGTATTGTGTTTCACCGCAATCACCGCGAAATACTATGGCTGGCGCCGGCCAAATCCAAGGAAGGCCTGGAGGATCACCAGAGCAAGGAGCAGTACCTGGACAGGCTGCGGAGCAAAGTTTTCGAGCTGCTCAACGCCTCAATCATTTACTCCTGCAGTTCGGTCTATGATGATTTTCGGCAAATACCGGAAGCATACCTGGAGGTTGAGCTGAAGTTCCCGGTGAATCAGCAGAGCGACAGCCTGCATGTCAGGTTAGCTAAAGAATATGTCGATAACCATCTGCTAGAGGATATTACCTTGATGAAGGTAGCGGAATCCATTCCGATCAGCTCGAGTTACTTGAGCCGGATTTTCTTGAAGGAAGTAGGAGAGAGTTTTAGCGATTACGTCATACGCAACAAAGTGATATACGCCCAAAAGCTGCTGCGGGAAACGAATAAGAAGATCTACGAAATCAGTGAAATTCTGAGTTATACGAACCCGCACTATTTCAGCAAGCTGTTCAAGGAACGAACCGGTATGACCCCGCTGGAGTATCGGAACCGTTAG
- a CDS encoding extracellular solute-binding protein — MNRKRISAMLAVVMSAVLMLSACGGGAGTEKASGSSGSGSGEGQKTTVTVWVLNDQNSYLEPIIKAFQSENPDIKVEPTYYGTDPLKESLKVAASSKTLPDMWFTWGGSLGSFYPENGLAMDLTQVAADHGWENIYNPAALDLVQYDGKTYGVPFHLASLSVFYPKELYAKLNLTPPATFAEFEGQLQLMKDQGITPFAVGGKGGWMLMRWVEQLIEHYGGTELHDRLNALEASWDDPAVVQTFQKLKDWSDKGYFEKGFITLDPLEAETPMYHGQQGFALEGAWVDLSISQAGADPNDFGTFKFPTDQEPVRMSSFAEMFQINAGSEPQVQEAALKLAEYITGEEVVNEYIDVYGSPALKQFKTSEQSPHTSEMAEMIKGGNFLIADQALPQTVVQKLFEAQDAVILNEWTPEQAAKEIQKAAESYKSNSN; from the coding sequence ATGAATAGGAAACGTATTTCAGCCATGCTTGCGGTCGTGATGTCAGCCGTCCTGATGTTATCGGCCTGCGGCGGAGGGGCAGGTACGGAGAAAGCTTCCGGCAGCAGCGGCTCCGGCAGTGGGGAAGGGCAGAAGACTACGGTAACGGTTTGGGTGCTCAATGATCAGAATTCTTATCTGGAGCCGATCATCAAAGCATTCCAGAGCGAAAATCCGGATATTAAAGTGGAGCCTACTTATTATGGAACAGACCCGTTAAAGGAATCGCTGAAGGTAGCGGCGTCTTCCAAAACGCTGCCCGATATGTGGTTCACCTGGGGCGGCTCGCTCGGCTCCTTTTACCCGGAGAACGGCCTGGCTATGGATTTGACGCAGGTTGCGGCAGACCATGGATGGGAGAACATTTATAATCCTGCTGCACTTGATTTGGTTCAATATGACGGCAAAACCTACGGGGTGCCGTTCCATCTAGCATCTCTCTCGGTCTTCTATCCGAAGGAGCTGTATGCAAAATTGAATTTAACGCCGCCGGCTACGTTCGCCGAATTCGAGGGGCAATTGCAATTGATGAAAGATCAGGGGATTACGCCGTTTGCCGTTGGCGGCAAAGGCGGCTGGATGCTGATGCGCTGGGTGGAGCAGCTTATTGAGCATTACGGCGGAACCGAGCTTCATGACCGGTTGAACGCGCTGGAAGCCTCCTGGGATGATCCGGCCGTCGTTCAGACTTTCCAGAAGCTGAAGGATTGGTCCGATAAAGGCTATTTCGAGAAAGGCTTCATCACCCTGGACCCGCTTGAAGCGGAAACGCCGATGTATCATGGGCAGCAAGGCTTTGCGCTAGAGGGGGCATGGGTTGATCTGAGCATTAGCCAGGCTGGAGCGGATCCTAACGATTTCGGCACCTTTAAATTCCCGACGGACCAGGAGCCAGTCCGGATGTCGAGCTTTGCGGAAATGTTCCAGATTAACGCAGGATCTGAACCACAGGTGCAGGAAGCAGCCTTGAAATTGGCTGAATATATTACCGGCGAGGAAGTCGTAAATGAATATATCGATGTATACGGCTCTCCGGCCTTGAAGCAGTTCAAAACTTCGGAGCAGTCTCCACATACGTCCGAGATGGCGGAAATGATCAAGGGCGGTAATTTCCTGATCGCGGATCAAGCGCTGCCCCAGACGGTTGTACAGAAGCTGTTTGAAGCTCAGGATGCAGTCATTTTGAATGAATGGACGCCAGAACAGGCTGCGAAGGAAATTCAGAAGGCAGCTGAGTCGTACAAGAGCAACAGCAACTAG
- a CDS encoding sugar ABC transporter permease: MKLKAWKPWTFLLPALLIYLAVIVAPSLYTLQLSFYKWNGISPDKQFVGLQNYIYLLTEDTVFQTALKNNVLWLAGSLTIIIGLGLLFALLLNRKIKGRSLFRGVFYFPYVLSGIIVALMWTWLYHPTRGFFNTVLEAIGLGNLAHTWLADPKTALYAVFIAAVWQGVGLPMVLFLAGLQSIPKDCYEAAIIDGARPMQSFRFITIPLLSETFVIVFATTMVNAMKVYDIIYGMTAGGPAQSTQVLSSWMYYQTFKFNNIGVGSAISWFLVLVAMAVIIPYVFYTNKKSHL; the protein is encoded by the coding sequence ATGAAACTCAAAGCTTGGAAGCCGTGGACGTTTCTGCTGCCGGCGCTGCTCATTTATCTCGCCGTCATCGTGGCGCCATCGCTGTATACACTTCAGCTCAGCTTTTACAAGTGGAATGGGATATCTCCGGACAAGCAGTTTGTCGGATTGCAAAACTACATTTATTTGCTGACTGAGGATACCGTATTTCAGACGGCCTTGAAAAACAACGTGTTGTGGCTGGCCGGTTCATTAACGATCATTATCGGACTAGGATTGTTGTTCGCCCTGCTGCTAAACCGGAAAATAAAGGGCAGATCGCTGTTTCGCGGCGTGTTTTATTTTCCTTATGTATTATCAGGCATTATCGTCGCCCTCATGTGGACCTGGCTGTATCATCCAACGAGGGGATTTTTCAATACGGTGCTGGAGGCCATCGGGCTGGGGAATTTGGCTCACACGTGGCTGGCCGATCCGAAAACCGCTCTATATGCGGTGTTTATTGCCGCAGTATGGCAGGGCGTAGGGCTGCCAATGGTTCTATTTCTTGCCGGCCTGCAGAGCATTCCGAAGGACTGCTATGAGGCGGCGATTATCGACGGAGCCAGACCGATGCAATCGTTTCGCTTCATCACGATCCCGCTGCTCAGCGAAACATTCGTCATCGTGTTCGCGACGACAATGGTTAATGCCATGAAGGTATATGACATCATCTACGGCATGACGGCCGGCGGGCCGGCACAGAGCACGCAGGTGCTCTCTTCATGGATGTATTATCAGACGTTTAAATTCAACAATATCGGCGTAGGATCGGCTATTTCGTGGTTCCTTGTCCTGGTCGCAATGGCTGTTATCATTCCTTACGTCTTCTATACAAACAAGAAATCGCATCTGTGA